From the Hordeum vulgare subsp. vulgare chromosome 1H, MorexV3_pseudomolecules_assembly, whole genome shotgun sequence genome, the window GAATGGCTCCAAGATCCGCTGAGCTGGCTGTTCGTTGCCTCGGTGGCCTTCGTGGTGTTCCAGCGGTGCCGGCGGGGCAAGGCGCCGCCGTTTCCTCCGGGGCCGAACCCGCTGCCCATCGTCGGCAACATGTCGATGATGGACCAGCTTACCCACCGGGGCCTCGCGGCGCTGGCGAAGCAGTACGGCGGCCTTCTCTACCTCCGCCTTGGCAAGCTCCATGCCTTCGCCGTGTCGACGCCGGAGTACGCCCGGGAGGTGCTGCAGGCGCAGGACGGCGCCTTCTCCAACCGGCCGGCGACCATCGCCATCGCCTACCTCACCTACGACCGTGCCGACATGGCGTTCGCGCACTACGGGCCCTTCTGGCGCCAGATGCGCAAGCTCTGCGTGATGAAGCTCTTCAGCCGGCGCCGTCCGGAGACGTGGATCGCCGTGCGCGACGAATCCGCGGCGCTCGTCCGCGCCGTGGCTCGGCGGAGCGGCGAGTCCGTGAACCTCGGCGAGCTCATATTCAACCTTACCAAGAACGTCATCTTCCGCGCCGCCTTCGGTGCCGGCGCCGCcgcggacggcgacggcggcaagCAGGACGAGTTCATCGCTATCCTCCAGGAGTTCTCCAAGCTCTTCGGCGCGTTCAACATCGGCGACTTCTTCCCGTGGCTCAGCTGGGCGGACCCGCAGGGCATCAACGTGCGCCTCCGCGCCGCACGCGCCGCCCTCGACGAGTTCATCGACAAGATCATCGACGAGCACATGGCGAGGGGCAAGAACCCGGACGACGTCGACGCGGACATGGTGGACGACATGCTGGCGTTCCTCCCTGAGGCGAAGCCCAAGAAGGCCGCCGGCGACGGCGGGGATGAGCTGCAGAACACGCTTCGCCTCACGCGTGACAACATCAAGGCCATCATCATGGTACGTGAACCAAAACTTCCCTCTTTATTCCCCTAATCAATTACTACCATAATATGCGCACAAAAACAAATCACCAACGTAATATGTATTCAATTTTGCTTTCCTAGACCCCATCCACAAAACGTAAAATGAAAACGTACACCTAACTCGTATTGTATATTATTATACATTACAAGTCGTCATACGTATATTCATCTCGTATTGTATACATATAACGGTCTGTAGTATACAATACAATGTAGATATATGTTTTTTTTTTTACGTTTTGTGAGAAGGGGTCTACCGAAACACACCTCGACACCAGATAAACGGACAAAAAAGGCAAGCAAATTTCTTACCTCGAAATCCTTATTTATCGTAGCAATTAAATGGTTTGCTTATCACTACGCGCGGTTGATTAATGCCTGGCGAGTGCAAGCGATATCTCTGACGATTAAATAAGATCCTCCTACTCCAGTAAGATATACGGCGACCGAGCTGTTCTTGAGGTCAGTTTTGATCGTCCAGTACTACTATcatgcaaaagaataaaattaaatTAATATCATACCAAAAAAAGATCGTGCAGATACCTCCATATATATGGCGATTAATGTACACGTCAATGTCCAGCACGTGCTGTAATAAACATCCGCTTGTTGCGTATACTTGGTACTACCATGTTGGATGAAATTCCAATGAAATTCCAGCAAGTACTAATATATTCGTGGAAAATAAAATTAATCCAAATACATTTCAAACTTTTAGATGTGTGTTGACGCGAGGTCAAAACATATCATCAAGCTTGCTCCCTTGAGCTTTCCCCCAACATTTTGCGCCCTGAGCCGTAGCCGGGCAGACGCCTCGCTAGAGACACGTGACGTGCACATTTTTCTTCCCGTCGGAAAGCCCGACCCAACCAAACGAGGAGGTGGCGCCGTATACACTACGGGGCAAGCTGCTTTGACGCATGAACCACAGATGacgtagtatgcacatacaaTAGGTACGCTGGACCCTAGTTATGTTTGTCTCTTTACGTACCGGAATGCGAACCCGTCAATCTTTAGTATATGACCTTAATTATTATGCACCGAGAGCTGCCACATATACGAGTATATGTGAGGCGTTGTCGGGGCCTGGGGGCTTATTTTTGTTTCATCGCCCATGAATGATCATCCGGGTCAGGATCGGTGCATGTAGAGAGGTGCAGAAGCCGCGCCCACGCAGCCATGGCTGCTAGTAATCTGCTTGTACTTTTCAGTTCTCGTTTGGTTCATTCacgcccacacacatacacacaccgtATCCTGCATCGTTTTCAACTTCCACCGGAGAAAAACCAGCCGAAAACTTCCAAGATTGGGGCTCTGCATCCGACTTTTTATGGTGCGTCATTTTTTTCACCTTATGTCTCACGCAGATAAGCTTTGGCCGGCCGACTTGATGTTGTGGTGCGTGTCACCTTCCCAAGGGAAAAGCTCTCGACTTAAACATCTGAACGCAAACGGCTTCCCTGCCATTGCACCAACCACATCGTTTTCTTTACTTTCACGGTAGGAATCATGTTAAGTCTCGGCCCTTCTGCGATTGAGTGCACGTCGAAAAGGAAAAACGACCACGACCTCGTAACTTCAGAACGGCACAGCACTAGGCGCGCAAAATTGAACACAGTACTGTACTATGTTTTATATAATGTACGCAGGTACGACACCTGTTGGTGTTCTTAGTTTATAAACTAACCTGGTTTTTTTTGAACGGGTTATAAGCTAACCTGTTGATGTGGATGTGTGCGTGTATGGGCGGCAGGACGTGATGTTTGGCGGGACCGAGACGGTGGCGTCGGCAATTGAGTGGGCGATGGCGGAGATGATGCACAGCCCGGACGACCTCCGTCGATTACAGAAGGAGCTCGTCGACACGGTGGGTCTCGACCGGAATGTGAACGAGTCGGACCTCGACAAGCTCCCCTTCCTCAAGTGTGTCATCAAGGAGACGCTCCGGCTGCACCCGCCCATCCCACTGCTCCTCCATGAGACCGCCGAAGACTGTGTTGTCGGGGGCTACTCCGTGCCCCGAGCCTCTCGCGTCATGATCAACGTTTTCGCCATCGGCCGCGACGCCAAGGCATGGAAGGATCCGGACACATTCCGACCGTCGCGGTTCATCGCAGGGGAAGGGGAGGCTGCCGGCGTCGACTTCAAGGGCGGCTGCTTCGAGTTCCTGCCATTTGGATCCGGGCGACGCTCGTGCCCTGGGATGGCGCTTGGCCTGTATGCGctggagctcgccgtcgctcagcTCACCCACGGGTTCAGCTGGGCGCTACCTGATGGCATGAAGCCGTCAGAGCTCGACATGAGTGACATCTTCGGCCTCACCGCGCCGCGTGCCACGAGGCTCTATGCCGTGCCCACACCCCGGCTCACCTGCCCCTTGGTCGTTGACATTGATGTCGACAGCGCGCATCAGGCGTGATATCGTACGTGCGAGTGTGTGCGCCCGTTGCCTTTGCGTGTGCCGTCAACAGTATCTACCAGCTGTGCAAGGGGGGGGGGTGTTTGATGGGAGGTGGTGGAGGTACCATTGCAAGAGTTTGGTGGTTTTCTCTtgcattttgttgttgttttcttttttgtttctgataCTGTAGAACATAATAAGGGGATGTCCATGCTACCTGCGTGCATACTTAGGTTACAATTAAGCATATGATGGATGTTCTATGACTAAGAACATAAACTGTATAAACCGTATTATTTGAGACTTGTTGGGTCCAAATTCTGTAAATTTTCTTTGTATGACAATTTTCTTTTAAGGCAAAAATTTCCACCTCTCTTTTCTCTTATCTTACAAGCGTGATATATTAGTTTGATATGGACATTTCGGATTTTACATGACACTTTTCATATTTTGAACAATAGTTGTGCAtttgcacaaaaataatataTAAAAAGTAGCACACAACTACTCAACTATGTATGTTTAACAATGCATATACTTGCATATAACTAGTTGTTCTTTGACAGCAATGCAAATAGGTAGTGTTAATTTTATAGTGCAAAGTCATCCTTCCACAATTCGTACTGGATGATGATTAAGTGCGATAGTCGAGGTATTAACTAAATGTGACTTGCGTGCACATGATTTGGTCACCAAACACAACATTAGAGTTCATATAAGGAACATCTAGTTATTCTGTTACACAACATTAGAGTATCTAGTTGGTCTGGTAAAATAACATTTTCAGTATTTGTGGATGAACTGATGGTACTCCAAGAAATACAAGAATATTTTGGTACTGTAGTAAGAAAGTTTGGTAGAATAAGTGAATAAATGACTGCAAGGAATAGGCGCAACTAATTGACAACCCAATATATGGTCTCTCCCTTCTGTGATTCTCCCAAAAAAGTGAAATAATTCATACTTGTACTTGTAAGAACTCATCAAATAATATTATTTTTTtgagggaactcgtaaaaaaaatGAAGTAATGTTACTGAGACAGAAAAAATACAAGATTGAAACGAATAGGAAATACCTAAATAGAATGGagcatcatataaaattatttttcCGTGTCATAAAAAATCAGTTTAGTTACGAGTTTCTTCATATGGGAGTTATATAGCATAGGAAAGTAGTTGTCAAAATTACTTTTCAACAAAATATTTCAATATCAAACTTTTAAAATAAAGGGCTCTATGGAGCTCAAGCTCCATTAGGCATTTGAGAGTGGACTTTTTGCTTTGGGCTTCATGGAGCCTGAAATTTTCAAACATTCAAATCAACTTTCATGTCGCAAAAAAAATGTGGAAAACAAATACACAAGTAGGAACATTCAAGTCTATATCATCCTTCCTATTTGTAAAGTATTAGCTTTTCCTTTCTCATTATTTGGGCACTTGCTTTTCATGGTTACATATGCACAACTATCAGATTGGAATTACAACGATCAGATCAATTTAACTAGCAAAATGTATCTTATGTATCACTAAAACATATCACTTAATTCGTGGTCAAATGAAGAGCATAGTACACACATTTTGTTAGTCAAATTAAGAAAATTGTGTCCGCCTTACAAACCTCGATAAAGGTAGTATAAAATAACCGCACTAGGTGTACTGCTCTAGAAATCTTGTGGCATCACCACCTTTTGATGTTTTATAGACCCCTTCAATACATCGGCGGAGCCGGAATGGGACATGTAACATaaaaaaatcatgcatgtaagcCTTAAGT encodes:
- the LOC123434242 gene encoding cytochrome P450 84A1-like, which translates into the protein MVGLGKSAMEWLQDPLSWLFVASVAFVVFQRCRRGKAPPFPPGPNPLPIVGNMSMMDQLTHRGLAALAKQYGGLLYLRLGKLHAFAVSTPEYAREVLQAQDGAFSNRPATIAIAYLTYDRADMAFAHYGPFWRQMRKLCVMKLFSRRRPETWIAVRDESAALVRAVARRSGESVNLGELIFNLTKNVIFRAAFGAGAAADGDGGKQDEFIAILQEFSKLFGAFNIGDFFPWLSWADPQGINVRLRAARAALDEFIDKIIDEHMARGKNPDDVDADMVDDMLAFLPEAKPKKAAGDGGDELQNTLRLTRDNIKAIIMDVMFGGTETVASAIEWAMAEMMHSPDDLRRLQKELVDTVGLDRNVNESDLDKLPFLKCVIKETLRLHPPIPLLLHETAEDCVVGGYSVPRASRVMINVFAIGRDAKAWKDPDTFRPSRFIAGEGEAAGVDFKGGCFEFLPFGSGRRSCPGMALGLYALELAVAQLTHGFSWALPDGMKPSELDMSDIFGLTAPRATRLYAVPTPRLTCPLVVDIDVDSAHQA